A window of the Juglans microcarpa x Juglans regia isolate MS1-56 chromosome 5D, Jm3101_v1.0, whole genome shotgun sequence genome harbors these coding sequences:
- the LOC121265921 gene encoding early nodulin-like protein 1 → MEFQTHILIFFVLLSCFLSSSLAYKFYVGGRDGWVLYPSESYSQWAERNRFQVNDTLVFMYKKWTNSMLVVNKDDYYNCNTKNPIKKLEEGDSKFQFDRSGPFFFITRKDQSCEKGHKLIVIVLVISYELSHCLDI, encoded by the exons ATGGAATTTCAGACGCATatcttaattttctttgttctcCTTTCTTGTTTTCTATCATCTTCCCTTGCCTACAAATTCTATGTAGGCGGAAGAGATGGGTGGGTCTTGTATCCCTCTGAGAGCTATAGCCAGTGGGCTGAGAGAAACAGGTTCCAAGTCAATGATACTCTCG tctTTATGTATAAGAAATGGACGAACTCTATGCTTGTTGTAAACAAAGATGATTACTATAACTGCAACACAAAGAACCCCATCAAGAAATTGGAGGAAGGTGATTCTAAGTTCCAGTTTGATAGGTCTGGGCCATTCTTTTTCATCACTAGGAAGGACCAAAGCTGTGAGAAAGGACATAAACTTATCGTTATTGTTTTAGTT ATATCATATGAATTGTCACATTGCTTGGACATTTGA
- the LOC121264023 gene encoding lactosylceramide 4-alpha-galactosyltransferase-like, producing MMVRLKKFTGNYKMFDSQVFSLSRAKLRIFSTITFAALIFIIYTDSIASEISHQSLTFSDKQIVGELAAHERTELGRLRSSIGVLQIRSMQEETDDHHEVVVLDDEKDLPVPPLNVTEEDRIAWLRENISKFDIFKSNNITRLFHGRVLEFFNRDCEAHFFMTWISPAGSFGQREFLAMDSLFKAHPRGCLMILSKSMDSARGYRILKPLLDRGFKVVAVTPDLPFLFKKTPAKAWFNGIRRGEKDPGEIPLAQNLSNLLRLAVLYKYGGVYMDTDFIVLKPLTGLKNSIGAQSMDMKSKKWSRLNNAFLAFDMNHPLLFKFMQEFAYTFDGNKWGHNGPYLVSRVVERVRRRPGYNFTVLPSMAFYPVDWLRISGFFQAPKNQANSKWVKAKLLQLSGETYGVHLWNRQTNRLAIEEGSVMESLISDHCVICQQIHTS from the coding sequence ATGATGGTCAGACTCAAGAAATTTACAGGGAATTATAAGATGTTTGATTCCCAGGTATTCAGCCTCAGCCGTGCCAAACTGCGAATCTTTTCTACCATCACGTTCGCTGCGTTGATCTTTATCATTTACACCGACAGCATCGCCTCTGAGATTTCCCACCAGTCTCTTACTTTTTCCGATAAGCAAATCGTCGGCGAGTTGGCGGCTCATGAAAGAACCGAATTAGGACGACTGAGATCGAGTATCGGAGTCCTTCAAATACGTTCCATGCAAGAAGAGACTGATGATCATCATGAAGTAGTAGTACTTGACGATGAAAAGGATCTTCCGGTTCCTCCACTGAATGTCACAGAAGAAGACAGGATTGCTTGGTTGCGGGAAAATATATCAAAGTTTGACATTTTCAAGTCAAACAACATCACACGGCTGTTTCATGGTCGGGTTCTGGAGTTCTTCAACCGTGACTGCGAGGCTCACTTCTTCATGACATGGATTTCCCCGGCAGGGTCGTTTGGGCAGAGAGAATTCTTGGCGATGGACAGCCTTTTCAAGGCTCACCCTCGAGGTTGCTTAATGATTCTGTCAAAAAGCATGGACTCTGCAAGAGGATACAGGATTCTAAAACCGCTCCTTGACCGGGGATTCAAAGTCGTCGCAGTGACACCGGACTTGCCATTTCTGTTCAAAAAGACGCCGGCCAAAGCTTGGTTTAATGGGATTAGGAGGGGGGAAAAGGACCCCGGCGAGATTCCGTTAGCTCAGAATCTATCCAATCTGTTGAGACTTGCAGTTTTATACAAGTATGGAGGTGTTTACATGGACACCGATTTCATTGTGCTGAAACCTCTGACTGGGTTGAAGAACTCAATTGGAGCACAGAGCATGGATATGAAGTCCAAGAAATGGAGCAGGTTAAACAACGCATTCTTGGCGTTTGACATGAATCATCCACTTCTGTTCAAATTTATGCAGGAATTTGCATACACATTTGATGGGAATAAATGGGGGCATAATGGTCCCTATTTGGTTTCCAGGGTGGTTGAGAGAGTAAGGAGGAGACCTGGTTACAACTTCACAGTCTTGCCATCAATGGCCTTCTATCCGGTGGATTGGCTTAGGATCAGCGGGTTTTTCCAGGCACCGAAAAACCAGGCCAATTCCAAATGGGTAAAAGCCAAGCTGCTTCAGCTAAGTGGGGAGACTTATGGGGTTCACCTATGGAACAGGCAAACAAACAGATTAGCAATCGAAGAGGGAAGCGTCATGGAAAGTTTAATCTCAGATCACTGTGTTATTTGCCAACAGATACATACTTCTTGA